One genomic segment of Leptolyngbya sp. CCY15150 includes these proteins:
- a CDS encoding site-specific integrase: MADPASIDERLVILNQRLKAAQLGVSIEQRGHKLSLRGTLPPRPGSDRLRPYQQRLSLNLPATPGGLKQAEQQAKIIAGQLLQQTFSWQAYLPMGGGKRLSQMDLAEKIDAFQQAFFDQQRSRPASARTTWQTAYAPYLRKLEAIARTTPSLNLAEAIQATIKAIPEDSRGRQVCCTALQSFVTFLDLDLPFDLKQWWGTYNAATLQPRRLPSDTDILNAYAMIPNPAWRFVFGVMATYGLRNHEVFYCDYSALQQTHGDAIVEVLEPTKTGHHEVWPFYPEWVDHFSLRHIQLPKLQTDLDKTTLQRVGQRVSAQFRRYGLPFSPYDLRHAWAVRTIHFGLPDTVAARMMGHSVAIHTRTYHRWISRRDQQQAVDAARQRQRSPVLQPLNDG; encoded by the coding sequence ATGGCTGACCCGGCTTCTATCGACGAACGGTTAGTTATCCTCAATCAACGCCTCAAAGCAGCGCAGCTTGGGGTAAGCATCGAACAACGGGGCCATAAGCTGAGCCTCCGGGGCACCCTGCCGCCCCGCCCCGGCAGCGATCGCCTCCGACCCTATCAACAGCGCCTCAGTCTGAACCTGCCGGCCACGCCTGGCGGACTGAAGCAAGCCGAGCAACAGGCCAAAATTATTGCCGGGCAGTTGCTGCAGCAAACCTTTAGCTGGCAAGCCTACTTACCCATGGGTGGCGGTAAGCGCCTCAGCCAAATGGACTTAGCTGAGAAGATAGACGCCTTTCAACAGGCCTTTTTTGACCAGCAGCGATCGCGCCCCGCCTCAGCCCGCACCACCTGGCAGACCGCCTATGCACCCTACCTGCGTAAGCTGGAAGCGATCGCCCGCACCACGCCATCCCTCAACCTTGCCGAAGCCATCCAAGCCACGATCAAGGCTATTCCCGAGGATAGCCGCGGACGGCAGGTGTGCTGCACTGCCCTGCAAAGCTTTGTGACCTTTCTAGATCTCGATCTACCCTTCGACCTCAAGCAATGGTGGGGCACCTACAACGCCGCCACCCTGCAGCCCCGCCGTCTACCTAGCGATACGGACATCCTCAACGCCTATGCCATGATTCCCAACCCGGCCTGGCGGTTTGTCTTCGGTGTCATGGCCACCTACGGATTGCGCAATCATGAGGTGTTTTACTGCGACTACAGCGCTTTGCAGCAGACCCATGGGGACGCGATCGTCGAAGTGCTAGAGCCGACCAAAACTGGGCACCATGAAGTCTGGCCCTTTTATCCTGAGTGGGTTGATCACTTCTCCCTGCGCCATATTCAGCTTCCCAAGCTGCAAACAGATTTAGACAAAACCACCCTGCAGCGGGTGGGGCAGCGGGTCAGTGCTCAGTTTCGTCGCTATGGCCTACCCTTTTCGCCCTACGACCTGCGCCATGCCTGGGCCGTGCGCACCATTCACTTCGGCTTACCCGATACGGTAGCAGCGCGGATGATGGGGCATTCCGTCGCCATCCACACCCGCACCTACCACCGCTGGATTTCCCGTCGTGACCAACAGCAGGCCGTCGATGCAGCTCGGCAACGGCAGCGATCGCCTGTACTCCAGCCTCTCAACGACGGATAG
- the ald gene encoding alanine dehydrogenase, whose translation MEIGVPKEIKDQEFRVGLSPSSVRGLSDRGHTVFVETQAGDGAGFTDDDYQQAGAKLVSTAQEAWSRQLVVKVKEPRPAEYDLMQAGQLLFTYLHLAADRGLTEQLMAAKVTAIAYETVEVNHTLPLLTPMSIIAGRLSVQFGARFLEKQQGGRGVLLGGVPGVRPGRVVILGGGVVGTEAAKMAIGLGAQVQIVDINLARLNELEELFGSRVELVFSSAAQIEAIVPEADLLIGAVLVPGRKAPTLVPRAYVEKMRPGSVIVDVAVDQGGCIETLHPTSHSSPIYVDAGVVHYGVPNMPGAVPWTATQALNNSTFPYVMQLADHGTAALERDGNLGKGLNVTEGALIHPAVKQVFPDL comes from the coding sequence ATGGAGATCGGGGTACCTAAGGAAATTAAAGATCAGGAATTTCGCGTGGGGCTCAGTCCCAGCAGCGTCAGAGGGTTGAGCGATCGCGGTCATACGGTCTTTGTCGAAACCCAGGCTGGAGATGGGGCGGGCTTCACGGATGATGATTACCAACAAGCCGGTGCCAAACTGGTGTCTACGGCGCAAGAGGCCTGGTCTCGGCAGCTAGTTGTGAAGGTGAAAGAACCTCGCCCAGCAGAATATGACCTGATGCAGGCCGGTCAGCTCCTGTTCACCTACCTACACCTAGCTGCCGATCGCGGTTTGACAGAACAGCTCATGGCCGCCAAGGTAACAGCGATCGCCTACGAAACGGTGGAAGTGAATCACACCCTGCCGCTGCTGACGCCCATGAGCATCATTGCCGGACGGCTATCGGTGCAGTTTGGGGCCAGGTTCTTGGAAAAGCAGCAGGGCGGCCGCGGCGTCTTGCTGGGGGGCGTGCCGGGGGTGCGGCCAGGACGGGTGGTTATCCTCGGAGGTGGCGTGGTGGGCACCGAAGCCGCCAAGATGGCCATTGGCTTGGGAGCGCAGGTGCAGATCGTGGACATTAACCTAGCGCGGTTGAATGAACTGGAGGAGCTGTTCGGGTCACGGGTGGAGCTTGTGTTTAGCAGCGCGGCCCAGATCGAAGCGATCGTACCTGAGGCCGATCTGCTGATTGGGGCGGTGCTGGTGCCAGGGCGCAAGGCTCCTACCCTTGTACCCCGCGCCTATGTAGAAAAGATGCGACCCGGTTCCGTCATTGTCGATGTAGCGGTGGATCAGGGCGGCTGCATTGAGACCCTGCATCCCACGTCCCATTCCAGCCCCATCTATGTAGATGCAGGGGTGGTGCATTATGGGGTGCCCAATATGCCTGGCGCAGTGCCCTGGACGGCGACCCAAGCGCTGAATAACAGCACCTTTCCCTATGTGATGCAGTTGGCAGACCATGGTACGGCGGCGCTGGAGCGGGATGGGAATTTGGGTAAGGGGCTGAATGTCACAGAAGGTGCGTTGATCCATCCGGCGGTGAAGCAGGTGTTTCCTGATTTGTAG
- a CDS encoding diacylglycerol/polyprenol kinase family protein produces the protein MLQLVQSSLWLQITIVLLWLGVVGMTADTLHRRTPAGPEIIRKVVHMGVGNVILLAWWLEIPAWLGVSASILFSAIALLSYRLPILPVINTVGRKSLGTFFYAISFAILIAWFWALQMPQYAAVGILIMTWGDGMAALVGQRFGRNLYKLWGMQKTWEGSCAMAMVSYGVSSGILWAVQGNVWQTWLVPVGIALGATTLEAFSKLGIDNLTVPVGSAAIAFWLNQLGPI, from the coding sequence ATGCTGCAACTGGTTCAGTCATCTCTCTGGCTTCAAATCACCATCGTTCTCCTCTGGCTGGGAGTGGTGGGCATGACCGCCGATACCCTCCATCGCCGCACGCCAGCGGGGCCAGAAATTATCCGCAAGGTTGTTCACATGGGTGTCGGCAACGTGATTCTCCTAGCCTGGTGGTTGGAGATTCCCGCTTGGCTGGGGGTGAGTGCATCTATCTTGTTCAGTGCGATCGCTCTCCTGTCCTACCGATTGCCCATTCTGCCGGTGATCAACACCGTGGGGCGCAAAAGCCTAGGCACCTTCTTCTATGCCATTAGTTTTGCCATCCTGATTGCCTGGTTTTGGGCCCTGCAGATGCCCCAGTATGCTGCTGTGGGGATTTTGATTATGACCTGGGGCGATGGCATGGCAGCCTTGGTCGGTCAACGCTTTGGACGGAATTTGTATAAGCTCTGGGGCATGCAAAAAACCTGGGAAGGCTCCTGCGCCATGGCCATGGTTAGCTATGGTGTGAGTAGCGGTATTTTGTGGGCGGTGCAGGGTAATGTCTGGCAAACTTGGCTGGTGCCGGTGGGCATCGCCCTCGGCGCAACGACCTTAGAAGCTTTTTCAAAGCTGGGCATTGACAATCTCACGGTGCCGGTGGGCAGTGCAGCGATCGCCTTCTGGCTGAACCAGTTGGGGCCAATCTAG
- the psb28 gene encoding photosystem II reaction center protein Psb28, whose product MTSSTPSIEFFEGISEELSGVSLRRDRQSGLRIVVLQFTRLKSIEQFNSYRKRFAKALRLTDGEGTILIEPSSVQFVFGGPEGDDLQRVECKIELDQEEHWERFQRFMDAYAAANGMEYGEPPT is encoded by the coding sequence GTGACATCTTCTACACCTTCCATCGAATTTTTTGAGGGGATCTCGGAAGAGCTGAGTGGCGTCAGTCTCCGCCGCGATCGCCAATCGGGGCTGCGCATCGTGGTGCTGCAGTTCACCCGCCTGAAGTCCATTGAGCAATTCAACAGCTACCGCAAGCGTTTTGCTAAGGCGCTGCGGCTAACGGATGGGGAAGGTACTATCCTCATAGAGCCGTCCTCGGTTCAATTTGTATTTGGTGGCCCGGAAGGTGACGATCTTCAGCGGGTGGAATGCAAAATTGAGCTAGATCAAGAGGAACACTGGGAGCGGTTTCAGCGATTTATGGATGCCTACGCGGCAGCCAATGGCATGGAGTATGGTGAACCGCCTACCTAA